A genomic region of Denticeps clupeoides chromosome 9, fDenClu1.1, whole genome shotgun sequence contains the following coding sequences:
- the map3k20a gene encoding mitogen-activated protein kinase kinase kinase 20 isoform X2 encodes MKNFSVHTVMFRRDVTANRPRGGAVATRTSERSLVVAVAQRGTSGVSPVARPGSSAPAAPAPGDTGSSRFCHYEMSSLSASFVQIKFDDIHFYENCGGGSFGSVYRARWISQDKEVAVKKLLKIENEAEILSVLSHRNIIQFYGAVLEAPNYGIVTEYASGGSLYEYLSSPESEGMDMKQILTWALDIAKGMHYLHSEAPVKVIHRDLKSRNVVLTADKALKICDFGASKFHSHTTHMSLVGTFPWMAPEVIQSLPVSESCDTYSYGVVLWEMLTREIPFKGLEGLQVAWLVVEKNERLTIPSSCPDSFAVMMRSCWVTDPKERPLFKQILVALESMWNDRQLPDQCNSFLHNKAEWRCEIEATLERLKKLERDLSSKEQALKERERRLKVWERQLMEQSNTPHFFPLAQKISAQSFYESKMEESNSSEVSCQITASASDQADRLCLQTMMRGFGDMFALTMGDPVLHSGMEINMQAKQNTSRSSTIREGHKINKAIGLGGFDWSDDSD; translated from the exons ATGAAGAATTTCAGCGTGCACACCGTGATGTTTCGCCGTGATGTTACCGCCAACCGTCCGCGGGGCGGCGCTGTTGCCACGAGAACTTCGGAAAGGTCCCTGGTCGTCGCCGTTGCGCAACGCGGAACCTCCGGCGTCAGCCCCGTCGCGCGGCCGGGATCGTCCGCACCGGCAGCCCCCGCGCCAGGCGACACCGG AAGCAGCCgtttttgtcattatgagaTGTCGTCTCTCAGCGCCTCCTTCGTGCAAATCAAATTTGATGACATCCACTTCTACGAGAACTGCGGTGGCGGCAGCTTCGGCAGTGTGTACCGAGCCAGGTGGATCTCGCAGGACAAAGAGGTGGCAGTGAAAAAGCTCCTCAAGATTGAAAATGAG GCTGAAATCCTGAGTGTCCTCAGCCACAGGAACATCATTCAGTTCTATGGCGCGGTCCTGGAGGCGCCCAACTACGGTATAGTCACCG AGTATGCCAGCGGGGGCTCGCTTTATGAGTACCTGTCCAGTCCTGAAAGTGAAGGTATGGACATGAAGCAGATTTTGACCTGGGCCTTGGACATAGCAAAGG GGATGCACTATTTACACTCAGAAGCCCCTGTCAAGGTGATCCACCGGGACCTGAAATCCAGGAATG tgGTTTTGACTGCTGATAAAGCACTAAAG ATCTGTGACTTTGGGGCTTCTAAGTTCCACTCCCACACTACCCATATGTCCTTGGTGGGAACATTCCCATGGATGGCTCCAGAAGTGATCCAGAGCCTCCCCGTCTCGGAATCGTGTGACACGTACTCCTATGGCGTG GTTTTATGGGAGATGCTCACTCGGGAGATTCCCTTTAAAGGTCTGGAAGGCTTGCAGGTGGCTTGGCTGGTTGTGGAGAAGAATGAg AGATTAACCATTCCCAGCAGCTGTCCTGACAGTTTTGCTGTGATGATGAGGAGCTGTTGGGTAACAGATCCAAAG GAAAGACCCCTGTTTAAACAGATTCTGGTGGCCCTGGAGTCCATGTGGAATGACAGGCAGCTCCCAGACCAGTGCAATTCCTTTCTGCACAACAAGGCAGAGTGGAG GTGTGAGATCGAGGCCACGCTGGAGAGGCTGAAAAAGTTGGAACGGGACCTGAGCTCCAAAGAGCAGGCGCTGAAGGAGCGTGAACGGAGGCTGAAGGTGTGGGAGCGGCAGCTGATGGAGCAGTCTAACACCCCG CACTTCTTTCCTCTGGCCCAAAAGATTAGCGCTCAGTCGTTTTACGAGTCTAAGATGGAGGAGTCGAACAGCTCAGAGGTGTCGTGTCAGATCACGGCCTCCGCTAGCGACCAAGCGGACAGGCTGTGCCTGCAGACCATGATGAGAGGCTTTGGAGACATGTTTGCTCTCACCATGGGAGACCCCGTCCTGCACTCGGGGATGGAGATCAACATGCAGGCCAAGCAGAACACTTCCCGCTCCAGCACTATCAGGGAGGGCCACAAAATCAACAAGGCCATCGGCCTGGGCGGCTTCGACTGGTCCGATGACAGCGATTAG